One genomic segment of Catalinimonas alkaloidigena includes these proteins:
- a CDS encoding NAD(P)/FAD-dependent oxidoreductase — MKKNHEKIRKGINRRQAIKYSIKGATIGTMGSLLPHSTKADFPNLIRKRSKDSKVAVVGAGAFGGWTALHLLRMGYDVTLIDQFGPGNSQASSGGETRLIRPFYGDQEVYFNMVLRSLELWTENEEKMNEKILYQNGLVIFNQAASNPRVEDALPMYKKAGLRFEKISPDEAAKRWPQIKTSDLDHVMYDPVAGFLKAREGCKAVRDLFVKEGGNFIQDQVAKENIAGGKANSLSLTSGTTIEADSFVFACGPWLTRLFPEMLNKLNVTRQACFFFASPPGQSDLMENKLPTWFNRDLDGVFGAYGVPGSDYRGFKIAFELEDIITDKFDTYHRYVKPEEQEHAKKILALRFPKMAGRPLLDQRVCQYTETPDRNFILDKHPLAPNLWIMGGGSGHGYKHGASFGEMAAQSVSGEREVMDMFALNRLLT; from the coding sequence ATGAAAAAGAATCACGAAAAAATTAGAAAAGGAATCAACCGTAGACAAGCTATTAAATATAGCATTAAAGGTGCTACTATCGGAACAATGGGTAGCTTATTGCCGCACTCTACTAAAGCCGACTTTCCTAATCTAATAAGAAAAAGAAGCAAAGATAGTAAGGTAGCTGTTGTTGGAGCGGGAGCATTCGGGGGTTGGACAGCACTTCATTTGTTACGTATGGGATATGATGTAACGCTGATTGACCAATTTGGCCCTGGGAATAGTCAAGCCAGTTCCGGGGGGGAAACAAGACTTATAAGACCATTTTATGGCGATCAGGAGGTTTACTTCAATATGGTTCTTCGCTCTCTGGAATTATGGACGGAGAACGAAGAAAAAATGAATGAGAAAATTTTATATCAGAATGGACTGGTCATTTTTAATCAGGCAGCCAGTAATCCTAGGGTTGAGGACGCATTACCCATGTATAAAAAAGCAGGGCTTAGGTTTGAAAAGATTAGCCCGGATGAGGCAGCAAAGAGATGGCCGCAAATCAAAACATCAGACCTTGATCATGTGATGTATGATCCAGTAGCAGGTTTTCTCAAAGCCAGAGAAGGCTGTAAAGCCGTTCGTGATTTATTTGTAAAAGAAGGGGGTAATTTTATTCAGGATCAGGTAGCAAAAGAAAATATAGCAGGCGGCAAAGCTAACTCATTAAGTCTTACCAGTGGTACTACAATTGAAGCCGATAGTTTCGTATTTGCCTGCGGCCCCTGGTTAACCCGCCTGTTTCCCGAAATGCTTAATAAGCTCAATGTTACACGCCAGGCATGTTTCTTCTTTGCTTCCCCGCCTGGCCAGTCAGATCTTATGGAAAATAAATTACCTACCTGGTTTAATCGTGACCTAGATGGGGTGTTTGGTGCATATGGCGTTCCAGGGAGTGACTACAGAGGCTTTAAGATCGCCTTTGAACTTGAAGATATTATTACAGATAAGTTTGATACTTACCATCGTTATGTTAAACCCGAAGAACAAGAGCATGCAAAAAAAATACTTGCATTGCGCTTTCCTAAAATGGCGGGACGCCCCCTTCTGGATCAGCGGGTATGTCAGTATACCGAGACACCTGATCGGAATTTTATACTAGACAAACATCCGTTGGCACCCAATCTTTGGATCATGGGTGGGGGTTCAGGCCATGGCTATAAGCATGGTGCTTCATTTGGAGAAATGGCCGCTCAAAGTGTCAGCGGAGAAAGAGAAGTAATGGATATGTTTGCCTTAAACCGTCTGTTAACATAA